The following is a genomic window from Pygocentrus nattereri isolate fPygNat1 chromosome 8, fPygNat1.pri, whole genome shotgun sequence.
caagtgtttttcttttaatgttggtAATTCTGGCTTACAGTCAATGAAAACCCAAAAGTCATTACCttaaaaaattagaatattatataagaccaatttttaaaaagatttttaatacAGAAATGACTACTGAaaagtatgtacagtatatgcacTCAACACTTGGTCAGGGCTCTTTTTGCATGAATTACTGCATCAGTGCGGCGTGTCATGGAGGCGATCAGTCTGTGGCACTGCTGAAGTGTTATGGAAGACCAGGTTGCTTTGATGGCTGCCCAAACCATCACTGATTGTGGAAACTTCACACTAGACCTCAAGCAGCTTGGATTGTATGCCTCTACACtcttcctccagactctggGACCTTGATTTCCAAATGAAATGCAACATTTACTTTTAGCTGAAAACAAGACCTTGGACCACTGAGCAGCAGTCCAGTCCTTTTTGTCTGTGAACTGCCAGCTTCTTTAGCAATGACCTTTTGTGGCTTACCCATCCTTGTGGAGGGTGTCAACGACTGCCTTCTGGACATCTGTCAAGTCAGCAGTCTTTCCCATGCTAGTGTAGCCTATTGAACCAGACTAAGGGACCGCTTTAAAGGCTTAGAAAACCTTAATTTTCTGAGATAATAACGTTTGGGTTTTCATTGACTGTAAGCCATGAAcatcaacattaaaagaaataaacgcCTGAAATAGATCACTACGTTTGTCTATCTATACAATATATGGCTTACACTTTTTGaattgaattactgaaataaatcaacTTTATGATGAAATTCTAATTTATTGAGATGCACCTGTACATTACAAACACTGGATATCTGGTAGGTTTACAGCAAAAGGTTGGCCCTGAGTACTAGAACCACTGCATTATAGGACATTGCTTTAATTAATCTAAATATATGACTACATACATTAACAAAGCTGGTCATAATGaaatttgtactgtttgtacttTAGAATGCCCTGTCCACACTATGGCTGACACCTACCCAGTCCAAAAAATTTTATCACAGAGGGTATCAAAAGAGGTGAGTGATCATTGTTTCAGtgtataagataagataagataacactttattaatcctgaaggaaattgcagatcctgaaggaaattcaTCTTTTGAATGCAAACTGAGATAAAGGGTCCTATTTTTATGATGTGTTAGGataaacacatgcacagtgGGAAAAAATATAGGCTATATTCCAAAATGAATGTCTCATCGTCACAAATCATCTACGTATCCAATCCAAgaacacattaaaagtaattcaGCTCTGACTTAAGACTCAGTTCTACCCTggtataaacatgtttaaagctACAGGTGTTCTCTGAATGTCTGGTACACCAAACACCCTGATGAGGTAAAATATTATGACCACATGCCTTATATGCTGTTGACCAAATGCCGCATGCCACCACAGTAGCTCCAACATGCTGAGGCAAGGCCTCTGAAGGTGCTCCGTGGTATACGGTACCCAGACATTAACTGCAAATCCTTTGCATCCTGTAAGTTGCAAAGTAGAGCTGCTGGATAGGACCTGCTGTTGCAGTACATCACAAATGCttaatgtgatgtcacaaatgaTTAAGCACAGATGCTTAATCTGCTTAAGatctggaggtcagggaactctTTTGCATGTTCCTCAAACCGTTCCCAAACGGTGTGCAGTGTGGCAGGATGCATTATTAGGAGTCATCCTGAAAGATATCACTGCCATCAGGGAACCTGTACCTGACCCATAACAATGTTTAGGGAGGTGGAATGTGTCAAATTGAGCAACCCTCAGACAACCTTCTTTCATTGTTCCAAGGTATGATTCTCATGACGCATTGTGGGCGCATGGGACAAGCCTGGACACTCTGACAGGACTTTAGCTACAGCTAAACAGCCacatataagataagatagccTTTTATTATCCCACAGGGGTAAATTTGCAGCAAGGTGCAATACATTGTGTAGCtagtattaaatgtttttttttttttattattatttgtgacCCAGTAGCCCAGACAATATAGCCTTCATTGTCTCATCAATGAGCTTTGAGCACCCAACACCTTCTTGCAGGTTTGTGATTTGCCATTTCTGAGATGCTCCAGATGCCCAGGCTTCTGATGATTTGGTCACTCAGGTCTTCAATCTTGCCGATTTCTCCCTAGAACCAACATGCTGACTATGAGAAGCAACTGTTCAGTTGTAATGTATCACAAACCTTGACATGCGTCACTGTCATAATATCGGTGTTTGcttcatctgtgagtggtcataatgttttttaCTTTGAGGTGTATAAATCTTGTGATTTTATGATGAGTATTATCTTGAAACTGATGCTGTTTATTGTTCTGTCTTTGAGATGACAATATTTGTAGCCAAGTCCTAGACTGAATGAAACCACTGTGGTATTGTGTGTCGATTCAGCATAATGTCTTAGAAGATGTTGTGGTGTATTTGTAGCGAGACCAGGTCAGTAACACTGTAATTGGACTGTGGAgtgtaatgaataatttatatttcatCATAGGGCACAAAAGAGGTCAAAGTCCGTTGGCAGCAGTGTTCTGGGTGGTATGTGAACTTTGTCATTTGTGATTTAATtctgaaattaaaatgtgaaagttTATGTACTTACATAAGCAAGTCACTGCGGAGGATAGAGAGGATTACAAGGCTCATTTCTATTCACACTCCGATTTATAAGAATGTATTTTACGTAATGTGATGccttatattttgttttctttttttgcagtggCATCAAGTGGAAAGACACATGGGAGCCTTTCAACGAGATATTCCCGTAGTAATGATTTGAAATAATActctaaattattcattttggaATTTTGATGTTTAGCATAACTATTTCTAGGTGATGTgttatttattcatcattacCCTTGTCATTCATAAGGTTATTATTGTTCAATAAAGATATTGTGCAACATCTTAAAACAATACTTGTATGTGGAATTAAAGTGTTTACCCCACACACCTTTTCTTTACCTACATATCACTTAAAATTGATATAATATTGTAAAACTTCATGTTGTATTTCTAATTGTTCTTAACTTGTAGCACCACATTCTCAGAATCAGTCATGTTCGCAATTTCagtgatacactatattgtctgTTTTGCCAAAAGTAACAATCAAAACTTTTGGTCATACAATTACCTGCAGAAAGCTCTGGGGCATTGTTGGGTCAttatcacttattttattgattaGTCAGTCACATGCTTACACCAACATTAGATTTGTAATGATTTTCACTTATTCTAAAACATCATTATACTTTAAAATTAATGGTTGGGTTATTTTTGTACCATGAAGTGTATTGCGCAGGTTTATAGACATGGCCCTGTTCTACACTGGCTGTGTACTTCAACATAAAcgataaagttgtgtaatgataAAAACAGATCAGTAACACGATTGGatataaaagagcatcccagagtttcagaagtaaataaggaaatcatggacatggaTCATCATCCGGGCTagaggaggagagggaccatctggTTTGTCATCGGAACACAAAAGGCCAGCATGCATGGTGGTATGTGGTAGAGGGCTAAGTGGATAAGTGCATATGGCATTTGGCATTGTGCACAGTTTGGCAACGACAAATGACATTTGATGCATTGTGAAAGGAAAAATAGGACAAAGGACACCCCAAACCATTCATGTATATACCTGTGCCCTTGTAATTCAGGGTGTGAGTTTGAAGAGGATTGGAGAAAGTCAAAAATTTGGTCCAAAGGGTTTTTTTGGACCAAAATTTTGACTTTCTCCAATCCTCTTCAAACTCACACTCTGACTTAGGGAGACCCAAACTTGGACTGTGCTGGTCTTATTTTCAATGTAGGTCACTCCAAAGCAGAGATCTCATAATCCATAATCTTGATCCTACTTCACATCTATATGACATAGTTCAAATAGGTGTGAATTTGCATCCCAATTGACATTATTTGACACAGTTCATATAGATGTGAATTTGCATCCCACTCACAAAGAATGTTCATGTGGGCAGGCCCTTGTTGCTAGGTGCTTGTAACAATGGACTAACCATGTATATATAGTGAAGAGTAACACTCTATGAGGGGGTGCAGCTACCTCCATCCATTGGCCCGCACCACCCAAATCCATATTACATTATGATATATgatgtaatatatgtatgtatgtatctaatATGATGTATCTAAATTTTGGTTCAGCTGCGCTCAGCGGTTGGCCCTGTCTGGCCCTGTCTCCGCCCTTTGACCTAGGGGTCCGTGCTTGCAGTATGTTCATCTAGGGGGACTTTACAATGCGTCCATGCAGCAGCATGTGACTGCATTCATGCGTTGGGCCACAGAAGCATGTTATATGCCTGATTTTGCCCCTATAGTGCTCTATATAGTATAGCCCATAAGGGCACCTTGAAAGGTTTGCCACGTGTCTGCCCTTTGATCTAGGTGTCCGTGCTTGCAATATGTTCATGTGGGGGTCCTATGCAATGCGTCCCCGAGGCAGAAACTGTTgagcattctgtttttatttacatttttagggtCATAAATCATGTCACATAATTCAATATGTGACATAATTCATCAGcatgataaaacatttttttataaacTTGATATTTTCATATAAGCTTGAAAGGTGCCTCCTACTTTATTTCTTATATAAATAATCAATGTATGAAATTTCACATTTATATGTGAATTAGTTGCTGAATTAgagttttttaaagtgtgcaaaTTTTTGTTATTCCTGGGGGTGTTGCTGGACCTCCAGGGGTCAAATGGCATTAAGAACTGTATATATGACTCTTCTATCATGCAGAACAACCTAGGCAGAGATACTGGGAGTCTGATACCAAAAAATGTTCCCTTCTTCCCAGTTCTTATGTTATTGCTTCTAGTGGCAGTTTGGAGTTGCACAGGCACAAGGTCACCAGGCACAGCGCTGCATTCATATGCAGGCTTTGCAATGCGCAGCGCTGGACTGGTGAAACCTGTGGAAATAAGGGAGACAAGACACCAAACCCAACGAGGACTAGGTGTTTTGGATTAATACTCAGGTGATTGGGAATTGGGTAGGGATGGTGTAAAGTGTGCTCCCCTAGAGGTGGAGGCAGGAATGGAGGGAGTAGTCGTGTCCCCAGAGCTGGGACGCCGACCCCCCGTGACACCGTGCAAACACACAGTGGGGCTGCCGagtgctgaagcatgtaaaAAATACCTATGTCCTCTGTTGCATGATATTCCAGGCAGTTGCTAGGGAGTTACTATGtcattgctagggtgttgctaagtagttgctagggtgttaccTGGCAGTTGCTATGAcattccaggtggttactagaGTTTTACTATgttgttgctagggtattactaggtagttgctagggtatcccaggtggctgctagggtGTTACCAAGTGGTTGCTATAGAGTCCTAACtatgtgggtatgtgtgtgcatgcatgttagtgtatatgtgtatttagCAGAAGTGTCatgagtgtgagggagagggacCCTgcgtgtctgtgagactgagtggcctacTGCTGCATCATCGGTTTaaaaaactgccccattcattcctatggggattttaaaatatttaaacttaaatttattaaaaactataaatCCTATCGGATCCAAAAATACACAGCACAGGTCTCGTCATGATTATCTATGTAACGGTGTTTGCACAATTTTCCATCTGTGTTGGTGACCTACTTTTCCTGCACAGCATGTTTGCCCATTAATATAACTTGAAGATTAATGTAATGTATAGTGCATTTTCATggtgaataaaaaaagacaaagttctCTACCATAAAGATTCAGATACAGTACCATTTattcacaatgtaaagcattttttttcttgacaatTGTCCATATTAACATTAGACTAAGGATAAATGCACAGAATAATACCAATTCAGCAGTATCCATTATGTGCACTGGAAAGTGTACAGCGCGTTTCATGATAGTATGCAAATTTAACTGTATATGCACAATGAAGACTATATACAAGCTTCAGGGGTCTTGTCTCCTGTGCAAAAACTGCCTCCtcaattatataattacacacatacacacagatataacaATGAAATTAATTCAGGCTATTCTCAGGCCTGTGATACATATATAGTAATTCAGCACAGCTCGAATAAGACGTGAATGAGTAGGTGTCCTTTGTAATTTTTGTGATCAAAAGAACAGATtataaaatttaataataaaaagtgtttttcactCCCAGAGATGTCTTCTCCACCCAACACAGAATTGGCCAAAGCAATTACAGGTAGTTCTCGACTTACGACGACGACTGGTTCCAACAAACCCGTTGTAAAGCTGATTGGACGTAACTCGAGTAGgctatatgtacagtactgtgtaatgaTGTTATGAAAAtctttaaatcatattttatcatcattttccttattattgttatatgtcatacttttctttgttcattttatgtcatttgaAGCGTCTATTAatacactttcttttttttttacagttaatttaaagtaaaacaCTAATTGCAATTCAGAACATAACATATCTTCCGGGATGATGGTCAACCCCTTGTTATTCCGAGTGCCGATCgtgattgtttttttccagtgtcaATCAAAATACTCTTCTCTTCCATTGTGCGCTCTTTAGCTGAATCTCAAACCGCGTACTACAACACTAGAAAGCAAGCCTAAGTAGTGCACTACGCCAACGGCCGCTACTATTTAGGCAAGTCTCGGTTGTAATTCGGCTGTTGATTCGCTTTTCATTTGAGAAAAAGAACTAAGCACGAATTATAAGTTAAATTCTTAATTCTTAAATTCGTAGCTCACCTTTCATAAAACGGTCGTAAAGTCGAATGGACGTAAGTCGAGAACTACCTGTAAATGATGTGGTGATAATGCACCACATCATGCACCATAAGCTGTTTTGAAGCCCAAAGAACTAGACATGGGTATTTAATAATCTCAATGTACTTATGAAGAATCAATGTCATTGTCATCATCAGATGTGTCCTCCACATCTGACACTTGTTCCTCCCTGTCCTCAGACAGCATATCTTGGGATGTCATTTCTCCATGAAGAGCCAAGCTGAATGATGCTTTTGTGTGATGTACTTGGGCATTCACAACACTCAATCTCCTCCTCAACATGCTGTGATATCCACAGTGTGCGCCATTGCCTAAGAATTGGATGAAAAAGCAGATTAACAATGCCCCCCACACCAGGTTTTGCTGAAGCACAAATAGTCCTTCAATCAAGTTGCATACTCTTGACTACATACTGCAAAAATGCTATTAACTGCAATGATGAAAAACTTACTTTGGTCCAGCAGTAAGGTTTTTAGACTCCCAGCAACACCTATGAGGGAGTTCAAGTGCCTCCTCATCTCCTGAACTACAATTTGCTCCTCCTCTTGCATTCTCCTGATCACCATCACCTGGTCAAAGATGGCCTTCTTTGTTCTGAGATCAGCTGTTcatagaaagaaatagaaatatttaAGCTTACAGCAAGTCAGACCTGCCAACCTGGGAATTCTTTTTGAGTAGCAACTTCTTGCGGTGGGGTGGCACAGCACATCACAGCAAGGCACGGCACAAGGTCAGGTACATTTGCACTCGGGCAACAGGTATCAGTGAATGCatgcataaaaaacaaaaacatctcaatCCAATACTcgaacatttcacaaacatttcacTCGAGCACAGAAAGCAGTCGAAGGTGACACATGGCGTGCGAAGACAATCGAGAATGAAAAAGGCGGTTTGAGCGCAACATGATGATAAACACGCACGCAGGACTTCTTGCTGTGCTCACGAGTTTCACATTCACGCTCGCAGGGGGATATTTACACAAGCGAAAtgctaaaacttaaaaaaaaaaaaagtttatattttgCATCTTGTTTTTGAGTAGCCTAGTTTTGACATTGACAATTCACAATTCCCATATCCTGCCAGTTACCTCTGAAACTGTTTAGTACAGTCCTCCCTTTAAAACCAGTCACAGTATGAAGATGGACTGAGAGGGATGAAAACTAAATTCGTTACTTTCGTTTTGACGGCTCTCCGCTTGTAGCCtgtttgaagagtttaaaaCTACCACTATGATTGGTCAAAGTCTTCCCAACTGGTTGCTGCCCAATGCAGTTACACCCATAGACAACCTGCCCAGTGCGCAAATGCACAGACAGTTGAACTCAAAGCCATCGATGGCTTTTCTCGTATTTTGAAGTGACAAATCGTAGCAGCGTAGTTTGATGTCTAAATGCGTATCTGCTACGCAAAATGCGTAAAGGTTGGCAGGTCTGGCAAGTGCTGGCTCTACCTATTAAGCAACACAAGCAGTTATTTAGGATGTATTTAGTATGCAAAAGCTACATTTGAGCTCTGTATTGTACATGTTCTTACTGGGTCCAAGATAAGTCCAGGACCACACAAAATTTTCAGTCAAGAGAAGCTCATCAACAGCAGGCAGAATGATGTCCGTCTGTTCACGTAGCTCTTCAATAGCAGAAGATAAAGCTGCCTTTTCCTCTGCAATTTTCTGGCGCATCTTATGTCGTCTCTTGTTGCTGTCTGCGGAAGAAAATATCAGTCTACTTATTCAAAGTTTACTTAATCAATATCACTATTCACTTTCACTTCACTGGAGAAATAGGCTGACAGTATTTTGTTGTACTGTACAATCCTATATAGgcataatgacaataaagttgaccTGAATTGAATATAAAGACCTGAATAACATGCacaacaatatttacataatttacatgATGTTATGTTTAGTACattacaaaagaaagaaacaatcaGTTGGCTGAAAGAAAAATTGCTAAATAATGAGGAATCATACCTGTCTGACGGTAAAGGCGATGTTTCCTCTGCATGACACTAAGGTACAGTCCTTCAATTTTCTTCTTCAGAATGACCTCCCTTGAGGCTTCACCCTCCAAACTAGAATTTGCTATTAGGAAAAAGTGactttagaataaaatattactgaataagGACACAAGATCAATATTTACTTCAGTATATTACCTTCAGGCCAGTGTTGCACCTCAGTGACCCACTGTTGGATAACAGCATCATCAATCCTTAACTCAGCTTTGAGCTCCTCCAGCTTAAGCTTATCATCTGCCACTCTCTGGACGGCCTTTAATATTACCAaatcatatcaccaaacatttttcagtattcagtaacattttaaaagcGTTAAGAACAGTTCCAGTCAGTTAAATGGGGTACCTTAGCATATCTTTGGGCCAATATTTTGTCCATGttactcattttctttttgttccacCCCATTGCCAGAACTGTGAGCATGTCTGTTCTTCCTGTAAACAAAAAGTTTGAAACATTTAACTTCATTGTAATTTCAATGGCTGTGTATCACAAATACATGTGATGGGTTTATTGTATACCAAAAAATACTTACCACCTTTAGACATGTATTTTGTGGAGATAGCAGCCCTGGACAGGAAGCTATTTACCTAACATAGATATAAATGTCAGTAATTTTTCATTATCATGCTCGAACTATCAAGTCTCATTACAACCTCTACACTTCAACAGCTACATAGTGCTTTAAATTATCTTTACCTGCTCCACTTCCTCACCAATGGTATTGCCAGCGCCTTCTTGATTGCGTCCACCCCATTTCAACTGTAACACAGTTTTTGAGAAATCTTGGGAATAGTTTTCAAATTGatttaaaattcatattttggtttgtttagCCAACAGTTTTCACATAGCTGTTGAGATTTTATACAACCTTTGCTTACCTCACATGTCCAGGAGTGTGCTTTGGCATGCATCACTGAAAGAAGTGGATGCATCTCCAATAGTCCCTGCAGTTCAGAGCACTTATTGGAGACCTTTTCCAAATACGGATAATACTTGCATGCCACATCTgaacagaaaaaggaaacatttgaGGGGGACAGTTCCTTCTGCAGATACAGAGGGTAAGCATAAATCTCCCCTCTGAACATATTCAGTGCTCTCAAAAGCACCCCATGCCGGCACACAGCGATTTCCAGCCCCTCCTCATCAATTTTTGAGGCAGATTTCCCAGAATGCTCTTTTGCAGCTGTCCATTGTGATGATCCGCACATTCCTTTCCCAGGAgtctataattaaataaaacagcacaaaaatgcaaggattagaaaagaaaaacgaaTGTGTTACACAAATAAGTAATTAATTTAAACAGATCaatgaacacaaaatataaattcttaaaaaaaaaaaacattagtgtacatttacatgtttgGTTGCCTGCTGGATTTGAGCAACAAAACTTGACACCTCCTCATCTCTGGCCAGGAAGGTGCCATCAAAAAGTCCCTTT
Proteins encoded in this region:
- the LOC108419706 gene encoding uncharacterized protein LOC108419706 isoform X1, with product MDSEGDSGNKFHKLLQEAQRLAAELNPKLAKKRRSAKPVSGVVSWRQRDNSGQIIPKFPPKTYNSTTRKRSSSEVAEPVFQQPEPTPYDSAQELNALQDILRDIPPQEKGTVPLSWAERQAQSSEKWNASRSAMVKNIFLAEHTDTYICDICLQNTSVVRCRDCLPRQFLCSSCDTQIHQHILHNREAMFEGFYQPLAPNMIIQLQNDGSHQIKHEVRLLPVRLPQQCTCSPSQLKLTCGKEVILVGINGRYQLNLPTLSCSQCMKSWTTGLDELVQCGYWPATINHQTIFHVDLFQSFQDLKQLAPGLSRQAFIGMLDERTKYFGRTGKICGDTFQRSFLEWCYAQHEVDKLLEVEPFRCTACSPQMHAVSVDGNRKLYRFKNASGSATKGLFDGTFLARDEEVSSFVAQIQQATKHVNTPGKGMCGSSQWTAAKEHSGKSASKIDEEGLEIAVCRHGVLLRALNMFRGEIYAYPLYLQKELSPSNVSFFCSDVACKYYPYLEKVSNKCSELQGLLEMHPLLSVMHAKAHSWTCELKWGGRNQEGAGNTIGEEVEQVNSFLSRAAISTKYMSKGGRTDMLTVLAMGWNKKKMSNMDKILAQRYAKAVQRVADDKLKLEELKAELRIDDAVIQQWVTEVQHWPEANSSLEGEASREVILKKKIEGLYLSVMQRKHRLYRQTDSNKRRHKMRQKIAEEKAALSSAIEELREQTDIILPAVDELLLTENFVWSWTYLGPTDLRTKKAIFDQVMVIRRMQEEEQIVVQEMRRHLNSLIGVAGSLKTLLLDQSNGAHCGYHSMLRRRLSVVNAQVHHTKASFSLALHGEMTSQDMLSEDREEQVSDVEDTSDDDNDIDSS
- the LOC108419706 gene encoding uncharacterized protein LOC108419706 isoform X2; this encodes MDSEGDSGNKFHKLLQEAQRLAAELNPKLAKKRRSAKPVSGVVSWRQRDNSGQIIPKFPPKTYNSTTRKRSSSEVAEPVFQQPEPTPYDSAQELNALQDILRDIPPQEKGTVPLSWAERQAQSSEKWNASRSAMVKNIFLAEHTDTYICDICLQNTSVVRCRDCLPRQFLCSSCDTQIHQHILHNREAMFEGFYQPLAPNMIIQLQNDGSHQIKHEVRLLPVRLPQQCTCSPSQLKLTCGKEVILVGINGRYQLNLPTLSCSQCMKSWTTGLDELVQCGYWPATINHQTIFHVDLFQSFQDLKQLAPGLSRQAFIGMLDERTKYFGRTGKICGDTFQRSFLEWCYAQHEVDKLLEVEPFRCTACSPQMHAVSVDGNRKLYRFKNASGSATKGLFDGTFLARDEEVSSFVAQIQQATKHTPGKGMCGSSQWTAAKEHSGKSASKIDEEGLEIAVCRHGVLLRALNMFRGEIYAYPLYLQKELSPSNVSFFCSDVACKYYPYLEKVSNKCSELQGLLEMHPLLSVMHAKAHSWTCELKWGGRNQEGAGNTIGEEVEQVNSFLSRAAISTKYMSKGGRTDMLTVLAMGWNKKKMSNMDKILAQRYAKAVQRVADDKLKLEELKAELRIDDAVIQQWVTEVQHWPEANSSLEGEASREVILKKKIEGLYLSVMQRKHRLYRQTDSNKRRHKMRQKIAEEKAALSSAIEELREQTDIILPAVDELLLTENFVWSWTYLGPTDLRTKKAIFDQVMVIRRMQEEEQIVVQEMRRHLNSLIGVAGSLKTLLLDQSNGAHCGYHSMLRRRLSVVNAQVHHTKASFSLALHGEMTSQDMLSEDREEQVSDVEDTSDDDNDIDSS